The Flavobacterium marginilacus genome window below encodes:
- a CDS encoding DUF433 domain-containing protein, whose translation MENLISRITINPDVCHGKPTVRNMRWPVEIILDMLGSGMEIKEILEDHPELEKEDVIASLCYAKNKYNV comes from the coding sequence ATGGAAAATCTAATTTCAAGAATCACAATAAACCCTGATGTTTGCCACGGCAAGCCAACGGTTAGAAATATGAGATGGCCTGTAGAAATAATTTTAGATATGCTAGGCTCTGGTATGGAAATCAAAGAAATTTTAGAAGACCATCCTGAATTAGAAAAAGAAGATGTTATAGCTTCATTATGTTATGCAAAAAACAAATATAATGTGTGA
- a CDS encoding cytochrome-c peroxidase, translated as MQVKYLVLLILPFFWSCSDNDEVYQNIPLAFEVPSNFPPLVYDLANNPPTEKGFELGKKLFYDGRLSSDGLVSCGFCHIQQDAFTHHGHTVSHGVNNAVGTRNTPSIQNLAYQTSFMYDGATAHLDLQPIIPFTSAVEMNGNFSSAIAMMKADPEYQKLFKIAFTDGEINSENMLKALGQFMVMVTSSNSRFDKYRRKESGGTLTQQELDGYTVFNAKCASCHATDLFTDNSFRNNGLPVNPAVNDVGRYRVTELATDYYKFKVPSLRNIEKTAPYMHDGRLFTLEAVLEHYNSGVVASETLDPILNKKSKLGIPLTETEKSQIIAFLKTLTDNQYLTDKRFSEY; from the coding sequence ATGCAAGTAAAATATTTAGTATTGCTCATTTTGCCTTTTTTCTGGAGCTGTTCTGATAATGATGAGGTGTATCAAAATATTCCTTTAGCATTTGAAGTACCTTCTAACTTTCCGCCTTTGGTATATGATCTGGCTAATAATCCGCCAACTGAAAAAGGTTTCGAATTAGGTAAAAAGCTTTTTTATGACGGAAGATTATCCTCGGATGGATTGGTTTCCTGTGGATTTTGCCACATTCAGCAAGATGCATTCACACATCACGGACACACTGTAAGCCATGGTGTGAATAATGCTGTAGGAACCCGCAATACACCGTCTATTCAGAATTTAGCGTATCAGACAAGTTTTATGTATGATGGAGCGACAGCGCATTTGGATTTACAGCCCATAATTCCATTTACGAGTGCAGTGGAGATGAATGGTAATTTTAGTAGTGCCATTGCGATGATGAAAGCCGATCCTGAATATCAAAAATTATTCAAAATTGCTTTTACCGATGGAGAAATCAATTCAGAGAATATGCTCAAAGCCTTGGGACAATTTATGGTGATGGTAACATCGTCTAATTCTCGATTTGATAAATACCGCCGTAAGGAATCTGGCGGGACACTTACTCAGCAAGAGTTAGATGGCTACACTGTTTTTAATGCAAAATGTGCTTCTTGCCACGCTACTGATTTGTTTACTGATAATTCGTTTCGAAATAACGGTTTGCCTGTAAATCCTGCCGTGAATGATGTTGGGCGTTATCGAGTTACCGAATTGGCGACTGATTATTATAAATTTAAAGTGCCCAGTCTGCGCAACATTGAGAAAACAGCTCCTTACATGCACGATGGAAGATTATTTACTTTGGAAGCCGTTCTGGAACATTATAATTCGGGAGTTGTTGCATCAGAAACATTAGATCCAATTTTGAATAAAAAGAGCAAACTGGGAATTCCTTTAACTGAAACTGAAAAGTCACAAATAATTGCTTTTCTAAAAACCTTAACCGATAATCAATATCTAACTGATAAACGATTTTCAGAGTATTAA
- a CDS encoding transporter, translating to MKKILILFLIACQWANAAEKDTLNAINPFAKFRYFSKVESEFEFEDEDCDACGCSASGGSMGFASVLNANFVGIRYFNQQYKTNDGLYSNSPWYVENFNTVQAWARIPVGNKVQISALIPYHFHERETVAGMEDINGVGDITVLGMYTLYQTHKDSTIVSHTLQLGGGFKAPTGKFNEANSEGVNPSFQVGTGSWDYLLASEYTIRRNKFGLNTMLNYVIKTENEKKYQFGNQFNYSGTFYYLYEKNSLSIAPQAGLAGEVYESNYQHGQELSNTSGDILFGKFGVEIGKDRLSIGVNYLAPVNQNLSAGNVVANYRWSINLNYSL from the coding sequence ATGAAAAAAATACTAATTCTTTTTCTTATTGCTTGTCAATGGGCAAATGCAGCCGAAAAAGATACACTGAACGCGATCAATCCGTTTGCCAAATTTCGCTATTTTTCGAAAGTGGAATCTGAATTCGAATTTGAAGATGAGGATTGTGATGCCTGTGGCTGTTCTGCCAGTGGCGGAAGCATGGGTTTTGCTTCTGTACTGAATGCCAATTTTGTAGGTATTCGTTATTTCAATCAGCAATATAAAACCAATGATGGGTTGTATAGCAATTCGCCTTGGTATGTGGAGAATTTCAATACAGTTCAGGCTTGGGCTAGAATTCCAGTTGGTAATAAGGTGCAGATTTCAGCTTTGATTCCATATCATTTTCACGAAAGAGAAACCGTCGCAGGAATGGAAGATATAAATGGAGTGGGTGATATTACGGTTTTGGGAATGTACACTTTGTATCAAACGCATAAAGACAGTACAATTGTGAGTCATACACTCCAATTGGGCGGAGGATTTAAAGCGCCAACAGGAAAGTTTAATGAAGCCAATTCTGAAGGTGTAAATCCTAGTTTCCAGGTTGGAACCGGAAGTTGGGATTATTTACTGGCTTCTGAATATACTATCAGAAGAAATAAATTTGGTTTGAACACTATGCTTAATTATGTTATTAAAACCGAAAACGAAAAGAAATACCAATTCGGAAATCAATTCAATTACTCAGGCACTTTTTATTATTTGTACGAAAAGAATAGTCTTTCGATAGCTCCTCAAGCCGGTTTGGCAGGTGAAGTGTATGAAAGCAATTATCAGCATGGACAAGAATTATCAAATACTTCGGGAGATATTCTGTTTGGTAAATTTGGTGTCGAAATTGGTAAAGACCGTTTGTCTATTGGTGTTAACTATTTAGCTCCGGTAAATCAGAATTTATCTGCCGGCAATGTAGTTGCCAATTATCGATGGAGTATTAATTTAAATTATAGTTTGTAA
- the lysS gene encoding lysine--tRNA ligase — translation MALSEQEIIRREKLQSLRNLGINPYPANLFPVNHTSKQIKESFEEGKKVIAAGRLMSVRDQGKACFAELQDSEGRIQLYVNRDVLCEGDDKTLYNQVFKKLTDLGDFIGIEGELFTTQVGAKCIRVSGFTFLSKTLRPLPLPKVDEDGKVHDAFNDAELRYRMRYVDLTVNPQVKETFIKRTKLFTAMRGYFNDAGYLEVDTPVLQSIPGGASARPFITHHNSLDIPLYMRIANELYLKRLIVGGFEGVYEFSRNFRNEGMDRTHNPEFTAMEIYVAYKDYNWMMEFAEGLLEHCAIAVNGTSEVTFGEHKINFKAPYARVTMTDSIKHFTGFDISGKTEAELFEAAKGMGIEVDETMGKGKLIDEIFGAKCEGNYIQPTFITDYPKEMSPLCKEHRDNPDLTERFELMVCGKEIANAYSELNDPIDQRERFEDQMRLAAKGDDEANGIIDEDFLRALEYGMPPTSGMGIGMDRLIMYLTNNASIQEVLLFPQMRPEKKQTVELSDEEKFIIDLLKGNENKMDLQQLKITANLSGKKWDASMKNLSKHGLTKVAVEGEFKFVELVE, via the coding sequence ATGGCCTTATCAGAACAAGAAATCATCCGAAGAGAAAAACTTCAATCCTTACGTAATTTAGGAATCAATCCTTATCCAGCCAATCTTTTTCCTGTAAATCATACTTCAAAGCAGATTAAAGAGTCTTTTGAAGAAGGTAAAAAGGTGATTGCAGCTGGTCGTTTGATGAGTGTTAGAGATCAGGGAAAAGCTTGTTTTGCTGAGCTGCAGGATAGCGAAGGACGCATTCAATTGTACGTGAACCGTGATGTTTTGTGTGAAGGCGATGATAAAACACTTTACAATCAGGTTTTTAAAAAATTGACCGATTTAGGAGATTTTATTGGTATTGAAGGTGAATTATTTACGACTCAGGTTGGTGCAAAATGTATTCGTGTGAGCGGTTTTACATTTTTGAGTAAAACTTTGCGTCCGTTACCATTGCCAAAAGTGGATGAAGATGGAAAAGTTCACGATGCCTTCAACGACGCTGAATTGCGTTACAGAATGCGTTATGTGGATTTAACTGTTAATCCGCAAGTTAAAGAAACTTTTATCAAGCGTACAAAGTTATTCACTGCGATGCGCGGTTATTTTAATGATGCTGGATATCTGGAAGTAGACACTCCGGTTTTGCAATCCATTCCTGGTGGTGCTTCAGCGAGACCTTTTATCACGCATCATAATTCGCTTGACATTCCGCTTTACATGCGTATTGCAAACGAATTGTATTTAAAAAGATTGATTGTTGGCGGTTTTGAAGGTGTTTATGAGTTCTCCAGAAACTTCCGTAATGAAGGAATGGACAGAACGCATAATCCTGAATTTACCGCAATGGAAATATATGTAGCCTACAAAGACTACAACTGGATGATGGAATTTGCTGAAGGCTTGCTTGAACATTGTGCTATTGCTGTGAATGGAACTAGCGAAGTTACTTTTGGTGAGCATAAAATCAATTTCAAAGCACCGTATGCACGTGTTACCATGACAGATTCTATCAAACATTTTACAGGTTTTGATATCTCAGGAAAAACAGAAGCTGAACTGTTCGAAGCTGCCAAAGGTATGGGCATTGAAGTTGACGAAACAATGGGGAAAGGAAAACTGATTGATGAGATTTTTGGCGCAAAATGCGAAGGCAATTATATTCAGCCGACTTTCATTACAGATTATCCAAAAGAAATGTCGCCGCTTTGTAAAGAACACCGCGATAATCCAGACTTGACTGAACGTTTTGAATTGATGGTCTGCGGTAAAGAAATTGCAAATGCCTATTCTGAATTGAATGATCCGATTGATCAAAGAGAGCGTTTTGAAGACCAAATGCGTTTAGCTGCAAAAGGTGATGATGAAGCAAACGGAATTATCGATGAAGACTTCCTGAGAGCTCTTGAGTATGGTATGCCTCCAACATCTGGAATGGGAATTGGAATGGATCGTTTAATTATGTATTTAACCAATAATGCTTCAATTCAGGAGGTTTTATTGTTTCCGCAGATGCGTCCGGAGAAAAAACAGACCGTTGAATTATCAGACGAAGAGAAATTTATCATTGATTTATTGAAAGGAAATGAAAATAAAATGGATCTGCAGCAGCTAAAAATTACCGCGAATTTAAGCGGTAAAAAATGGGATGCGTCGATGAAAAATTTATCTAAACACGGTTTGACAAAAGTTGCCGTTGAAGGTGAGTTTAAGTTTGTGGAATTGGTGGAGTAA
- a CDS encoding type II toxin-antitoxin system RelE/ParE family toxin, translating to MAVKTVIWTDTAVRERRKILKYWTKRNKSSAYSEKLIYEILARVQFLLKNPENFVNTNYKNIRTSTLGNYNIYYKTTEKELIVVAFWDNRQNPKKLFKILKKS from the coding sequence ATGGCTGTCAAAACAGTAATCTGGACTGATACAGCCGTTCGTGAAAGAAGAAAAATATTGAAATATTGGACAAAACGTAATAAATCTTCTGCCTATTCTGAAAAACTAATTTATGAAATCTTGGCTAGAGTACAATTTCTACTCAAAAATCCAGAAAACTTCGTTAACACTAATTACAAAAACATTAGAACCTCAACTTTAGGCAATTATAATATTTACTACAAAACAACTGAAAAAGAATTAATTGTTGTTGCTTTTTGGGACAACAGACAAAATCCAAAAAAACTTTTTAAAATTCTAAAAAAATCATAA
- the lipB gene encoding lipoyl(octanoyl) transferase LipB encodes MNKKIQLQDLGNKDYKETWAYQEELFKGIVDLKIQNRREETTLETPNYFLFVEHPHVYTLGKSGDFSNLLLSEKQLEAKGAAFYKINRGGDITYHGPGQIVGYPILDLENFFSDIHKYLRFLEEAIILTLQEYGIECGRSDGETGVWLGAGTPFARKICAMGVRASRWVTMHGFALNVNADLGYFDNIIPCGIRGKAVTSLNVELGVAKVDEAEVKAKILKHFTQLFEAEFVAFKQV; translated from the coding sequence ATGAATAAAAAAATTCAGCTTCAAGATTTAGGAAATAAAGATTACAAAGAAACTTGGGCATACCAAGAAGAGCTTTTCAAAGGAATTGTCGATTTGAAAATTCAGAACAGAAGAGAAGAAACCACTCTTGAAACTCCCAATTATTTTCTGTTTGTTGAGCATCCTCACGTTTATACTTTAGGGAAAAGTGGTGATTTCAGCAATCTGCTTTTATCCGAAAAACAGCTGGAAGCCAAAGGTGCTGCTTTTTACAAAATCAACCGTGGCGGTGATATTACGTATCATGGTCCTGGACAGATTGTGGGATATCCTATTCTGGATCTGGAAAATTTTTTCTCGGACATTCATAAATACCTGCGTTTTCTGGAAGAAGCCATTATTCTTACTTTACAGGAATACGGAATAGAATGCGGACGAAGCGACGGCGAAACCGGAGTCTGGCTAGGAGCAGGTACACCATTCGCGAGAAAGATTTGTGCTATGGGTGTTCGTGCTTCCCGCTGGGTAACGATGCACGGTTTTGCTTTAAATGTTAATGCTGATTTGGGATATTTCGACAATATAATTCCATGCGGTATCCGAGGCAAAGCGGTTACTTCACTTAACGTTGAACTTGGAGTTGCAAAAGTGGATGAAGCCGAAGTGAAAGCGAAAATCTTAAAACATTTTACTCAATTATTCGAAGCAGAGTTTGTTGCTTTTAAACAGGTCTGA
- a CDS encoding MbnP family protein: MKFQIKKIIAVVAIAFALGSCSNNDDEAIGGEGKLGVEFDNVFGSSNLILNTQSNVTSQGETLKISDVKYIISNIVLTKEDGTTFTYPKSKSYFVVSEADTETQEIELENIPAGDYTKIKFGIGVDKAQFDLGATGQGDFLTIADEAGMMWSWSAGYKFVLFEGKFTSSTVTAETAFMVHTGQTGTDYNYTEVTLNLPTKALVRTTITPDIHIFADVAKIIDGTNKIKLSDNNMGGMGAMIMGGTNLPLITANLSNMFTVNHVHND, from the coding sequence ATGAAATTTCAAATAAAAAAAATAATAGCTGTTGTGGCTATAGCATTTGCATTGGGTTCATGTTCAAATAATGATGATGAAGCGATTGGTGGAGAAGGAAAATTAGGAGTAGAATTTGATAATGTTTTTGGAAGCAGTAATTTGATTCTGAACACACAAAGTAATGTTACTTCTCAAGGTGAAACCTTAAAAATATCAGATGTAAAATACATTATTAGCAACATTGTTTTAACAAAAGAAGATGGAACTACGTTTACTTATCCAAAATCTAAAAGCTATTTTGTAGTGAGTGAAGCAGATACTGAGACTCAGGAAATTGAATTAGAAAATATTCCTGCTGGAGATTACACAAAAATTAAATTCGGAATAGGAGTAGACAAAGCCCAATTTGATTTGGGAGCAACAGGACAAGGAGACTTTTTAACAATAGCAGATGAGGCTGGAATGATGTGGTCTTGGAGTGCGGGGTATAAATTTGTTCTTTTCGAAGGTAAGTTTACTTCATCTACAGTAACTGCAGAAACTGCTTTTATGGTGCATACAGGACAAACTGGAACAGATTATAATTATACCGAAGTAACACTTAATCTGCCAACTAAAGCTTTGGTAAGAACTACTATTACACCAGATATTCACATTTTTGCAGATGTTGCCAAAATTATTGATGGAACTAATAAAATCAAACTTTCGGATAATAATATGGGAGGAATGGGAGCGATGATTATGGGAGGAACAAACCTGCCATTAATTACGGCTAATCTTTCTAATATGTTTACTGTAAATCACGTGCATAACGACTAA
- the nirK gene encoding copper-containing nitrite reductase, with amino-acid sequence MKKPLNFSRPFSLKALALIAFICIFSCAKKEEEHDAAYYEKIKVEGQKEAELTVPPLVPKPIGDRPAMKLVVNMEIKEEEGEMVDGTKYVYWTFGGSVPGNFIRTRVGDEVEFHLKNHPDNKLPHNIDLHAVTGQGGGAASSIVAPGHEKVFNFKVLNPGLYVYHCATAPVGMHIANGMYGLILVEPEGGLPPVDKEYYVMQGDFYTKGSYGEQGVQPFDMNKALKEEPDYVVFNGKVGAIAGDNALTAKVGETVRIFMGNGGPNLVSSFHVIGEIFDKVHIEGGDLINKNVQTTMIPAGGSAIVEFKVDVPGTFILVDHSIFRAFNKGALGMLKVTGEENKKIYSGTTQEGIYLPEGGNVQNMPEGKKETKPAVAKTLPEQIKSGKAIFGTTCFACHQSEGQGVPHAFPPLAKSDFLNADPKRAIQVVIRGLSGEITVNGQKINSVMPSQNLSDEEIADVLTYVYSSWGNNKTVITPAMVKAQRK; translated from the coding sequence ATGAAAAAACCATTAAATTTTAGCAGACCTTTTAGCTTGAAGGCATTGGCATTAATTGCATTTATTTGTATTTTTTCCTGTGCAAAAAAAGAAGAGGAACATGATGCAGCTTATTACGAAAAAATAAAGGTCGAAGGACAAAAAGAGGCCGAACTGACTGTGCCGCCATTGGTTCCAAAACCAATTGGTGACCGACCGGCGATGAAATTGGTTGTCAATATGGAAATCAAGGAAGAGGAAGGCGAAATGGTTGATGGAACCAAATACGTTTATTGGACATTTGGTGGATCTGTTCCTGGAAATTTCATTCGAACCAGAGTAGGCGACGAAGTGGAATTTCACTTAAAAAACCATCCAGACAATAAATTGCCGCACAATATCGATCTGCATGCAGTAACCGGTCAAGGCGGAGGAGCAGCTTCATCAATTGTTGCGCCTGGACATGAAAAAGTATTCAATTTCAAAGTACTGAATCCGGGGTTGTATGTGTACCATTGCGCCACTGCGCCTGTGGGGATGCATATTGCGAACGGTATGTACGGTTTGATTTTGGTGGAGCCAGAAGGCGGATTACCACCAGTTGATAAAGAATACTACGTGATGCAGGGTGATTTTTATACCAAAGGAAGTTACGGAGAACAGGGAGTACAGCCTTTTGACATGAACAAAGCCTTGAAAGAAGAACCCGATTATGTGGTTTTCAATGGTAAAGTGGGAGCGATTGCCGGTGATAATGCCCTTACGGCAAAAGTAGGTGAAACAGTACGTATCTTTATGGGTAACGGTGGGCCAAACTTGGTTTCTTCATTCCACGTTATCGGTGAGATATTTGACAAAGTACACATCGAAGGCGGTGACTTAATCAATAAAAATGTGCAGACAACGATGATTCCTGCGGGAGGTTCTGCGATTGTGGAGTTCAAAGTTGATGTTCCTGGGACATTTATATTGGTGGATCACTCCATTTTCAGAGCGTTCAATAAAGGAGCCTTGGGAATGCTGAAAGTAACCGGTGAAGAAAATAAAAAAATCTATTCAGGAACGACTCAGGAAGGAATTTATTTGCCTGAAGGCGGAAATGTGCAAAATATGCCGGAAGGTAAAAAAGAGACTAAACCTGCAGTTGCCAAAACGCTGCCTGAACAAATTAAATCAGGAAAAGCAATCTTCGGGACAACTTGTTTTGCCTGTCACCAATCTGAAGGACAAGGGGTGCCGCATGCATTTCCTCCATTGGCAAAATCAGATTTCTTGAATGCCGATCCTAAGAGAGCTATCCAAGTTGTCATAAGAGGATTGAGCGGTGAGATTACAGTAAACGGTCAGAAAATAAATAGTGTGATGCCAAGTCAAAATCTTTCAGATGAAGAAATCGCAGATGTTTTAACCTATGTTTACAGCAGCTGGGGTAATAACAAAACGGTTATAACTCCTGCAATGGTAAAAGCGCAAAGAAAATAA
- a CDS encoding SCO family protein codes for MKLNLTPNRKGIFKTEWYFLLVLPIFALFLAFQGCNKKEIAAKERPISDLSIYNLPSKWTTQNGQNIEMKDLRGKVLVMVMIYTSCKAACPRLVADMRNIESRLPNDIKENVKLVLVSIDPEVDTPKRLKDFSIENKMEGDQWLFLRSTEENTREFAAVLAVNYKKISPMDFSHSNIISVFNTEGELVYQQEGLGVNSDATVKKITEESAKVQ; via the coding sequence ATGAAACTTAATTTAACTCCAAACCGTAAAGGAATTTTTAAAACAGAATGGTATTTTTTACTTGTTTTGCCTATTTTTGCGCTGTTTTTAGCTTTTCAAGGCTGTAACAAAAAAGAGATTGCTGCCAAAGAGAGACCTATTTCTGATTTGTCGATTTACAATCTGCCATCTAAGTGGACTACACAAAACGGGCAGAATATTGAAATGAAGGATCTGAGAGGGAAAGTACTTGTAATGGTTATGATTTACACTTCCTGTAAAGCGGCCTGTCCGCGTCTGGTGGCAGATATGCGTAATATCGAATCGCGTCTGCCGAACGATATCAAGGAAAATGTAAAACTAGTATTAGTTAGTATTGACCCGGAAGTAGATACTCCAAAACGGCTGAAAGACTTTTCGATTGAAAATAAAATGGAAGGTGACCAATGGCTGTTTTTGCGTTCGACAGAAGAAAACACCAGAGAGTTTGCAGCGGTTTTGGCTGTTAATTATAAAAAAATATCTCCAATGGATTTTTCTCATTCCAATATCATAAGCGTTTTTAATACCGAAGGCGAATTGGTTTATCAGCAGGAAGGATTAGGTGTGAACTCGGATGCAACAGTTAAAAAAATTACCGAAGAATCTGCTAAAGTACAGTAA
- a CDS encoding cytochrome C oxidase subunit IV family protein, whose protein sequence is MRKSLILIYILLLIITFTVVCVAGWLGVSNIVAPLIMFFAVIKFLLVAFQFMELKKAHSFWKISLTFTLVLFTVLVISLKQKS, encoded by the coding sequence ATGAGAAAATCATTAATTTTAATCTATATTTTACTGTTAATAATCACTTTTACAGTTGTTTGCGTGGCTGGCTGGCTTGGGGTTTCAAATATCGTTGCTCCTTTGATAATGTTTTTTGCGGTTATTAAATTTCTGTTAGTAGCTTTTCAGTTTATGGAATTGAAGAAAGCACATTCGTTTTGGAAAATCAGTTTGACGTTTACTTTGGTTTTGTTCACGGTATTGGTTATTTCGCTAAAACAAAAGTCATAA
- a CDS encoding formylglycine-generating enzyme family protein, giving the protein MIFFLLLINSILFAQESKMVFIDRGTFVPLYGATTKKPVKVESFKLDVYPVTNAQYLAFVKKYPDYSRSKMKGLYADKSYLNQWESDFSIGKNNLADAPITNVSWFAAKKYCECQGKRLPSMDEWEYVAMADEKRSDARTKEEFNRYILSWYEKPKTYSNPIGKTFKNYWGVYDMHGLVWEWTSDFNSIFLSGESRKDKDTDKNLFCGSGSVNATDLMNYAAFMRYAFRGSLKANYTTKNLGFRCAKD; this is encoded by the coding sequence ATGATCTTCTTTTTATTGCTGATAAACAGTATTCTTTTTGCTCAAGAATCAAAAATGGTATTCATAGATAGGGGGACTTTTGTCCCCCTTTATGGTGCCACCACTAAAAAACCGGTTAAAGTGGAGTCTTTTAAATTAGATGTTTATCCGGTTACCAATGCACAATATCTTGCCTTTGTAAAAAAATATCCGGACTACAGCCGTTCGAAAATGAAAGGATTATATGCCGATAAAAGTTATCTGAATCAATGGGAAAGCGATTTCAGTATCGGAAAAAATAATTTGGCCGATGCTCCAATAACCAATGTCTCTTGGTTTGCTGCCAAGAAATATTGTGAGTGCCAAGGGAAAAGACTGCCGTCGATGGACGAATGGGAATATGTGGCTATGGCCGATGAAAAACGCTCCGATGCCCGTACCAAAGAGGAGTTCAATCGATATATTCTGTCTTGGTACGAAAAGCCAAAAACCTATTCGAATCCGATAGGGAAAACCTTCAAAAATTATTGGGGTGTCTATGATATGCACGGATTGGTTTGGGAATGGACTTCGGATTTCAACAGCATTTTTCTTTCGGGTGAATCCAGAAAGGACAAAGACACTGACAAGAATCTCTTTTGCGGAAGCGGATCTGTAAACGCCACAGATCTGATGAATTATGCCGCTTTTATGCGCTACGCTTTCAGGGGAAGCCTTAAAGCAAATTATACTACAAAAAACTTAGGTTTTAGATGTGCCAAAGATTAA
- a CDS encoding alginate export family protein — protein MKMFKKMVLAAVLIASGNIFAQEFDANLQIKPRYEFRNGYKAPIPYGETPAQFINSRARLNLNFKQDQFVTKFTMQNVRVWGDAAPNTKSDVNGIQVFEAWAQYNFNEKWSTRLGRQVISYDNQRILGEADWAPQAQSHDAVLVTYKNSKSHLDLGFALNANGESDIAVQYTVAAYKAMQYAWYHTELGKLNMSLLFLNTGYENKLTAPIPTPTPELKVDYMQTFGTYMNTKGKSWDGNLWFYGQTGKNSTYNVSAFDAALNFNYAVTEKFKAGFGYEFLSGKGQDNTSTDIKSFSPLFGTNHGLNGYMDYFYVGNHKNSVGLQDVFLKFGYNVNKWQFALLPHVFSAANTVLAANGNEMDNYLGTEIDCTAAYAVHKFINITGGYSQMFGTDTMQRIKGGDVDHTNNWAWVMINVNPQIFSFK, from the coding sequence ATGAAAATGTTCAAAAAAATGGTACTGGCAGCTGTATTAATTGCCAGCGGGAATATTTTTGCCCAAGAGTTTGATGCCAACTTACAGATTAAGCCCCGTTACGAATTTAGGAACGGCTATAAAGCTCCGATTCCTTATGGAGAAACACCGGCGCAGTTTATAAATTCAAGAGCGCGTCTGAATCTGAATTTTAAACAGGATCAATTTGTTACCAAATTTACTATGCAGAATGTCCGTGTCTGGGGAGATGCTGCTCCAAATACCAAATCGGATGTGAATGGTATTCAGGTTTTTGAAGCGTGGGCGCAATATAATTTTAATGAAAAATGGAGTACCCGTTTAGGCCGTCAGGTGATTTCATATGACAATCAGCGTATCCTTGGTGAAGCTGATTGGGCACCGCAGGCACAAAGCCACGATGCTGTATTGGTAACCTATAAAAACAGTAAAAGCCATTTGGATTTAGGTTTTGCTTTAAATGCAAACGGAGAATCTGATATTGCCGTACAATATACTGTTGCCGCTTACAAAGCCATGCAGTACGCCTGGTATCATACAGAATTGGGTAAATTGAATATGAGTTTGTTGTTCTTAAACACTGGTTACGAAAATAAACTGACAGCTCCAATTCCAACACCAACCCCAGAATTGAAAGTGGATTATATGCAGACTTTCGGGACCTACATGAACACCAAAGGTAAATCCTGGGACGGAAATCTATGGTTTTATGGTCAGACTGGAAAAAATAGTACTTATAACGTGAGCGCTTTTGATGCTGCGCTTAATTTTAATTATGCTGTAACCGAAAAATTTAAAGCCGGTTTTGGTTATGAATTTTTATCTGGAAAAGGTCAAGACAATACAAGTACCGATATAAAATCATTCAGTCCTCTTTTTGGAACAAACCACGGATTGAACGGTTATATGGATTATTTCTATGTAGGGAATCATAAAAATTCGGTAGGACTGCAGGATGTATTTTTGAAGTTTGGTTATAACGTAAACAAATGGCAGTTTGCTTTACTGCCTCATGTCTTTAGTGCTGCCAATACTGTTTTAGCTGCTAATGGAAATGAAATGGACAACTATCTGGGAACGGAAATTGATTGTACAGCTGCCTACGCTGTTCATAAATTTATCAATATAACTGGCGGCTACTCTCAAATGTTTGGAACCGATACAATGCAAAGAATAAAAGGTGGCGATGTAGATCACACCAATAATTGGGCATGGGTTATGATTAATGTGAATCCTCAGATTTTTTCTTTTAAATAA